In Mastigocladopsis repens PCC 10914, a single window of DNA contains:
- the tgt gene encoding tRNA guanosine(34) transglycosylase Tgt, producing the protein MREKFSFECLARCSQTKARAGIFFTPHGLVETPRFMPVGTLANVKTLTPAQLRDTGAQMILCNTYHLHLQPGEAIVAGGGGLHKFMGWDGPILTDSGGFQVFSLSEMRKISEEGVTFRSPHDGQIINLTPERSIEIQNILGADVIMAFDECPPYPASRQEVEAATQRTYRWLERCMSAHQCSDQALFGIVQGGVHLDLRSQAAVALTKLDLAGYAIGGVSVGEPPELIATIVQATAPLLPPEKPRYLMGVGTYREIAIAIASGVDLFDCVIPTRWARHGTAMVQGERWNLKNAKFREDFTPLDETCPCYTCQNFSRAYLSHLVRSQEILAYTLLSIHNITELIHFTQRIRKAILEDRFTTEFANWLTPESAEDSVEKHSGLIND; encoded by the coding sequence TTGAGAGAAAAATTTTCTTTTGAATGTCTTGCCCGTTGTAGCCAAACAAAAGCTAGAGCCGGGATTTTTTTTACCCCTCATGGTCTGGTGGAAACCCCACGATTTATGCCGGTGGGGACCCTGGCAAATGTTAAAACTCTCACTCCAGCCCAACTGCGGGATACGGGAGCACAGATGATATTGTGCAATACTTATCATCTGCATCTCCAACCAGGTGAAGCAATTGTGGCTGGTGGAGGAGGACTGCACAAATTTATGGGCTGGGATGGTCCGATTTTGACTGACTCTGGAGGCTTTCAGGTCTTTAGCTTGAGCGAAATGCGAAAAATCAGTGAAGAGGGTGTCACGTTTCGCTCACCCCATGATGGTCAAATTATTAACTTAACACCAGAACGCTCTATTGAGATTCAGAATATTCTGGGGGCGGATGTCATCATGGCGTTTGATGAGTGTCCACCGTACCCAGCGAGTCGCCAAGAGGTGGAAGCAGCAACGCAACGAACTTACCGTTGGCTAGAACGTTGTATGTCGGCGCATCAATGCAGTGATCAGGCATTGTTTGGTATTGTCCAAGGAGGTGTGCATCTTGATTTGCGCTCCCAAGCCGCTGTTGCTTTAACAAAGTTGGATCTGGCCGGATATGCGATTGGTGGTGTGAGTGTGGGCGAACCACCAGAACTGATTGCAACAATTGTGCAAGCAACAGCGCCGCTGCTACCACCAGAAAAACCGCGTTATTTGATGGGTGTCGGGACTTATCGGGAGATAGCTATTGCGATCGCATCAGGTGTGGATTTATTTGATTGCGTCATTCCCACTCGTTGGGCGAGACATGGTACGGCGATGGTGCAAGGCGAACGGTGGAACTTAAAGAATGCAAAGTTTCGTGAAGATTTTACGCCTTTAGATGAAACTTGTCCTTGCTACACTTGTCAAAACTTTAGCCGTGCATACTTGTCTCATTTGGTGCGATCGCAAGAAATATTGGCTTACACCTTGTTAAGCATTCACAATATTACCGAACTCATTCACTTCACTCAAAGGATACGCAAGGCAATATTGGAAGACCGATTTACCACAGAATTTGCCAACTGGCTTACTCCAGAAAGTGCTGAGGACTCAGTAGAAAAACACTCAGGACTCATAAATGACTAA
- a CDS encoding photosystem II reaction center protein K, with product MEAALLLAKLPEAYQIFDPLVDVLPLIPVFFLLLAFVWQAAVGFR from the coding sequence ATGGAAGCAGCATTGTTATTAGCAAAACTACCTGAAGCTTACCAAATCTTCGACCCTCTGGTAGATGTTCTACCACTCATCCCTGTATTTTTCTTATTGCTGGCTTTTGTTTGGCAAGCAGCCGTTGGCTTCAGATAA
- a CDS encoding RodZ family helix-turn-helix domain-containing protein, with protein sequence MKKQKSRLSLVFLLLFAGCLVSATPLKVYAGQNVVNGTSVESSTFSGDTFNRTNQPAPTQPVPGTNVSVEVNGTISIPQQVQQSLNNVASNIVQQSIDADSTSGTLGTSTSPVVVVLVQGSDASAATSAVQTSLSSLGVSQSLITGLVNNLAGLFKGFDSATTPGVTLAALQPVQLIVDVSQLNGAIEAYNSIVLKSNVETLEKLSNNAEFVEVGLVLKELRAALKAS encoded by the coding sequence ATGAAAAAGCAAAAATCTCGCCTCAGTCTGGTTTTTTTACTATTGTTTGCGGGTTGTCTTGTAAGCGCTACACCCTTAAAAGTCTACGCTGGTCAGAATGTTGTTAACGGAACTAGTGTAGAATCATCCACGTTCTCTGGCGATACTTTTAATCGTACAAATCAGCCAGCACCTACTCAACCCGTACCGGGTACTAATGTATCAGTTGAGGTAAACGGTACAATTAGCATTCCACAGCAAGTTCAACAAAGTTTGAATAATGTGGCTAGCAATATAGTGCAACAATCTATCGATGCTGACTCTACGAGCGGTACTCTTGGCACTTCAACAAGTCCTGTTGTTGTTGTCCTCGTGCAGGGATCTGATGCTAGTGCAGCAACCAGTGCAGTACAGACTTCTTTATCTAGTTTAGGAGTTTCTCAATCTCTAATTACAGGGCTTGTGAACAACTTAGCAGGTTTGTTCAAAGGCTTTGATTCTGCAACAACACCAGGTGTTACTCTAGCTGCATTACAACCAGTACAGTTAATTGTAGATGTCAGTCAATTGAATGGCGCTATTGAGGCTTACAACAGCATTGTTCTTAAAAGCAACGTTGAAACTCTCGAAAAGCTCTCTAATAACGCAGAATTTGTAGAAGTTGGTCTTGTGCTCAAAGAATTAAGAGCGGCGCTTAAAGCGAGCTAG